Within the Leisingera thetidis genome, the region GCCGGTCATGATGAAGTTGCCGTCAACGCCGGCCTCGGAGTCTTCGGGGTAGTCCAGGTCCAGCACCGGCTGGCCGGCGTAGATACCGCAGGACACCGCTGAGACCGGATCCAGAAGCGGGTCGATTTGCACGTCGCCGGCTTTCATCAGCTTGTTGACCGCCAGGCGCAGCGCCACCCAGCCGCCGGTGATCGAGGCGCAGCGGGTGCCGCCGTCCGCCTGCAGCACGTCACAGTCGACGGTGATCTGGCGCTCGCCTAGAGCCACACGGTCGACGCCTGCCCGCAGGGCGCGGCCGATCAGGCGCTGGATTTCGACGGTGCGGCCACCCTGTTTGCCAGAAGCGGCTTCGCGGCGCATCCGGGTGTTGGTGGCACGCGGCAGCATGCCATATTCAGCGGTGACCCAGCCCAAGCCGGTGCCCTTGATGAAGGGCGGCACCCGGTCCTCGATAGTGGCGGTGCATAGAACGTGGGTGTCGCCCGCTTTGATCAGGCAGGAGCCCTCGGCGTGTTTGGTGAATCCGGTCTCGATTGAGACAGGGCGCATTTCATTCAGTTCTCTTCCTGAGGGTCGCATGGCAGATCCTTTTTCTGTTGGCTTGGGGATATCCCCCGGGCGCAGGGCTATGCAAGCCCGATTGACCTTTTGCCGCTGTGCTCTTTAATGACATCCTGATGCCGGGTTCATATGTTGAATCCCCAGAAAATGCTGGAAGACCCATGAGCGATGCGATCAACATTCTGCAGGACATGAACGACCGCTCCCGGGAAGTGTTTCGGGCGGTGGTGGAAAACTACCTGGAGAGCGGCGATCCGGTGGGCAGCCGGACGCTGACCCGCTCGCTGAGCGAGAAGGTGAGCGCGGCAACCGTGCGCAATGTCATGCAGGACTTGGAATATCTCGGCCTTCTGGACAGCCCGCATGTGAGTGCGGGGCGGGTGCCGACCCAGATGGGGCTGCGAATGTTCGTCGATGGTTTGCTTGAGGTTGGCGACCTCAACATGAAGGACCGTGAGAAGATTGATGCGACGCTGGGCAAAAATGCCGGCGACGTGGGCGGAATGCTGGACCGGGTCGGGGCTGCGCTGTCGGGGGTGACACAGGGGGCCTCGCTGGTGCTGACCCCCAAGCATGAGGCCGAAATCCGCCATATCGAGTTTGTCTCGCTGGCGCATGATCGGGCGCTGGTGGTTCTGGTGTTCTCGGACGGGCATGTGGAGAATCGCCTGTTCACCCCGCCGCCGGGGCAGACGCCCAGCTCGATGCGGGAGGCGGCCAATTTCCTCAATGCGCTGATCGAGGGCAGAACTCTGAGTGAAGTGCAGCGGCAGATCCAAAAGGAGATCTCGGCGCGGCGGCAGGAAATCGACAGTCTCGCACACGCAATGATTGAAAGCGGGCTGGCGGTTTGGGAAGATGACGGCAGCGAGCAGGCCCGGCTGATTGTGCGCGGCCGGGCGAATCTACTGGCAGAAACTGGTGTGGCGGAGGAGCTGGAGAGGATACGGACCCTGTTTGATGACCTGGAGCGCAAGCGCGATATCGCCGAATTTCTGGAACTGACCGAGGAAGGCGAGGGCGTGCGCATTTTTATTGGTTCGGAGAACAAACTTTTCTCACTTTCGGGTTCCTCTTTGGTGGTGTCTCCCTATATGAACGCGGATCGAAAGATCATCGGCGCGGTGGGTGTGATTGGCCCGACGCGCCTGAATTACGGACGGATTGTGCCGATTGTGGACTACACGGCGCAACTGGTCGGCAAACTGTTGTCGGACCGGAGTTAGAGGTGAAACATGGCAGAGCTCAAGGACGAAGACTTTCTGGATGACATCGCCGCCGCGGAGGCTGAAGAGCTGGCGGCGCAGACCGAGGAATTCGACGATGCCTCGCTGGAAATCGATGCCCTCCGGGCGGAACGGGATGAGCTGAAGGACCGCTTCATGCGGGCGCTGGCGGATGCCGAAAACGCCCGCAAGCGCGGTGACAAGGCGCGGCGGGAAGCAGAGCAGTATGGCGGCTCGAAACTGGCCCGCGACATGCTGCCGGTCTATGACAACATGAAACGCGCGATTGAGGCCGCAACTGATGAGCAGCGCGAGGTGTCCGCGGCGCTGATCGAGGGCGTGGAATTGACCATGCGTTCGCTGCTGGGCGTGTTTGAAAAGCACGGCGTCCGGATTGTTTCGCCCGAGGTCGGCGACAAGTTTGATCCGCAGGTGCATGAGGCGATGTTCGAGGCGCCGGTGCCGGGAACCAAGGCAGGCGACATCATCCAGGTTTCCGCTGAAGGCTTCATGCTGCACGACCGGCTGCTGCGGGCGGCGCAGGTCGGTGTGTCTTCGACACCGGCAAGCTGATTG harbors:
- the rph gene encoding ribonuclease PH, with the protein product MRPSGRELNEMRPVSIETGFTKHAEGSCLIKAGDTHVLCTATIEDRVPPFIKGTGLGWVTAEYGMLPRATNTRMRREAASGKQGGRTVEIQRLIGRALRAGVDRVALGERQITVDCDVLQADGGTRCASITGGWVALRLAVNKLMKAGDVQIDPLLDPVSAVSCGIYAGQPVLDLDYPEDSEAGVDGNFIMTGSGKLIEVQMSAEGSVFSRVQMEQLMDLAAKGTAELAEMQKAACK
- the hrcA gene encoding heat-inducible transcriptional repressor HrcA, with protein sequence MSDAINILQDMNDRSREVFRAVVENYLESGDPVGSRTLTRSLSEKVSAATVRNVMQDLEYLGLLDSPHVSAGRVPTQMGLRMFVDGLLEVGDLNMKDREKIDATLGKNAGDVGGMLDRVGAALSGVTQGASLVLTPKHEAEIRHIEFVSLAHDRALVVLVFSDGHVENRLFTPPPGQTPSSMREAANFLNALIEGRTLSEVQRQIQKEISARRQEIDSLAHAMIESGLAVWEDDGSEQARLIVRGRANLLAETGVAEELERIRTLFDDLERKRDIAEFLELTEEGEGVRIFIGSENKLFSLSGSSLVVSPYMNADRKIIGAVGVIGPTRLNYGRIVPIVDYTAQLVGKLLSDRS
- a CDS encoding nucleotide exchange factor GrpE, whose amino-acid sequence is MAELKDEDFLDDIAAAEAEELAAQTEEFDDASLEIDALRAERDELKDRFMRALADAENARKRGDKARREAEQYGGSKLARDMLPVYDNMKRAIEAATDEQREVSAALIEGVELTMRSLLGVFEKHGVRIVSPEVGDKFDPQVHEAMFEAPVPGTKAGDIIQVSAEGFMLHDRLLRAAQVGVSSTPAS